The Syntrophorhabdaceae bacterium genome segment TGCGCCCGGCGCCCATGTCACGGCAACAGTGGAATAGGCCTTGAAACTTGCCCGCAAACTCGCGGGGGAAGAAGACCTTATTGTGGTCACCGGTTCCATTTATACTATCGGAGAGGCGAAATCTATTCTTGACAAGATATTTTAGAAATTTCACATTTCTTACTCTCTTTGCCGCGGTATTCATGCTGCCCCTGGGGGTTTACGGTCAGAGAGGGGGGTTTATCGACAAGACCCGTGGTGGGACACAGAGTCCTCAGCCGGGCCCGGGCAGCGAGCAGGCTCCGCCTCAGGGACCGATCGATATTTCCGCCCGAAGCCTTGAATACGATAAGGCTGCCGACACGTACCTGGCGAAAGGCGATGTAGAGATAAAAGAGGGCACCAGGGTGCTGACCGCCGATTACGTGCGTTACCATAAGACGACTGAGGATGTGTACGCGGAAGGAAATGTCATTTTCAAGGAAGAAGGGGACACGGTAAGCTCCGATAAGATGTATCTCAACCTTCTCACCAAGACGGGCACTATCGAAAAAGGAAAGATCTTTATCAAGGACGGCAACTTCAACATAGTCGGCGCCCATATTGAAAAACTCGGAGAAAACGAATACGAGATACGGAAAGGCCAGTTCACCTCCTGTGAAATAGAAGGTCCATCCAAACCCGCATGGAAGTTTTCCGCAGAAAAGACCAATGTGACGGTGGAAGGCTATGCCAAAACCACGGGGATGAAATTCTACATTCTCGATAAACCGGTCTTTTATATCCCCGCAGGTTTTTTTCCCGTAAAGGCGGAAAGGCAGTCGGGATTTCTCATGCCGGAGATCATTACTTCGAGCAGGGATGGTGTAAAATTTACCCAATCTTATTTTTGGGCTATCTCCAAGGATAAAGACGCCACTTTTTATTCACAATTCATTCAGAACAGGGGTGTGAAGGTAGGATCGGAGTTCAGATATTCCCTTCGCGAGGATTTGAAAGGCGCATGGGACTTCTTTATCATCTCCGACAAAGATTACGGTGGTACGCGTTATGAATTGAAGGGAAGGCACGAGCAGGTAATTGGAAAAGACCTCACCTTCAAGACAAATATCGACTATGTCTCCGATAAAGACGTGCTTGTCGATTTCGGTCTGACGCCCCTCATCAGGTCGGAGAGTCTCCTGAAATCGAATGCGTACATTGAAAAACCCTTCGAACGGTCACTTCTCACCGTGGAGGCGGCATATTTCAGAAACCTCACGCAAAGGGATAATGACACCATGTTCAAGTATTTGCCCCACGCGACGTTCTTCACCGAATACATTCCTATTTTGAAGAACAGATTCTATACGGACTTCGTTTCCGATTTCACGACTTTCTACAGGGAGAAGGGAGACAAGTTTACCCGGCTGGCCTTCGAGCCCCGTTTCCGGATGCCTTATTCTTACAAGGGGATGAATTTCCTTCTCAGCGCCACCTATTATGAGACCGCTTATCTGATAAACCGGGTGACCACGGAATCGGGAAGCTCGACGGCGGAGCGCCACACGGCGAGGATCCAGGCAGATTCAAATGTTCAGTTCATCCGGAATTACAATACCAGTCTCTTTGACATCGGGACCATGCAGAGCGTGATAAAACCTAATCTCAGGTATACCTTCATCCCGGCCAGTTCCTTCTCGAACGTGCCGAGCGTAGACCCCTATGACCGCATCGCGCAGCAAAACACGATCACCTATTCG includes the following:
- the lptD gene encoding LPS assembly protein LptD — translated: MTRYFRNFTFLTLFAAVFMLPLGVYGQRGGFIDKTRGGTQSPQPGPGSEQAPPQGPIDISARSLEYDKAADTYLAKGDVEIKEGTRVLTADYVRYHKTTEDVYAEGNVIFKEEGDTVSSDKMYLNLLTKTGTIEKGKIFIKDGNFNIVGAHIEKLGENEYEIRKGQFTSCEIEGPSKPAWKFSAEKTNVTVEGYAKTTGMKFYILDKPVFYIPAGFFPVKAERQSGFLMPEIITSSRDGVKFTQSYFWAISKDKDATFYSQFIQNRGVKVGSEFRYSLREDLKGAWDFFIISDKDYGGTRYELKGRHEQVIGKDLTFKTNIDYVSDKDVLVDFGLTPLIRSESLLKSNAYIEKPFERSLLTVEAAYFRNLTQRDNDTMFKYLPHATFFTEYIPILKNRFYTDFVSDFTTFYREKGDKFTRLAFEPRFRMPYSYKGMNFLLSATYYETAYLINRVTTESGSSTAERHTARIQADSNVQFIRNYNTSLFDIGTMQSVIKPNLRYTFIPASSFSNVPSVDPYDRIAQQNTITYSVGHYLYAVTPKNARELSVFEISQTYGLSGNLETSTDYKGSGNRLSDMSAKLTLFPVKNFTYITQAAWNASGNGLTTMYNTFSYKVPKEYFVNLYHAYSRDLNNEVSFDTGVAYKLFDFRYHVR